A genomic segment from Propionibacteriaceae bacterium ZF39 encodes:
- a CDS encoding polysaccharide deacetylase family protein — protein sequence MPRSSSRLVGVAAILLLLASLLIPLRAHSAPPVVGAIGEEWQRSRTLVGEPLETELCGLRNGGCAQRFERGSIYWSPATGAQHIRGAIRDVWGANGWENGMSGYPTSGEFCGLLDGGCGQRFQNGNIYFSPRLGTYRVFGAIFDGWSRLGWERSTIGYPAAGEACGLPGGGCFQRFGNGFMYWSPASGSYAVLGRIYDHWASTGWERGRYGYPTSNENCRTEGGVRICDQSYQGGRITWRSDRGIVTPAGVDCAVMRCVALTYDDGPGVHTNRLLDTLGRENARATFFMVGTNVSSNPATVRRMRDMGMELGNHSVNHPDLTGLSSSQVSYQLGDTQRRIREASGVTPTFMRPPYGARNSTVDAVARDQRLGVALWSVDTLDWRDRNSSIVTQRVLDQARPGAIILMHDIHGTTVDAAPAIVRGLKDRGYTLVTMSELVGSAQPGRVYLQR from the coding sequence ATGCCCCGTTCCTCGTCTCGGTTGGTCGGCGTCGCGGCGATCCTGCTGCTGCTCGCCTCCCTGCTGATTCCGCTCCGCGCCCACAGCGCACCCCCCGTCGTCGGCGCGATCGGCGAGGAATGGCAGCGCTCCCGCACCCTCGTCGGCGAGCCGTTGGAGACCGAGTTGTGTGGTCTTCGCAACGGTGGCTGCGCGCAGCGGTTCGAGCGCGGCTCCATCTATTGGTCACCGGCCACGGGAGCGCAACACATCCGGGGTGCGATCCGCGACGTCTGGGGTGCGAACGGCTGGGAGAACGGCATGTCGGGCTATCCGACATCCGGAGAATTCTGCGGCCTGCTCGATGGCGGCTGTGGTCAGCGGTTCCAGAACGGCAATATCTATTTCAGCCCGCGGCTCGGCACCTATCGGGTCTTCGGGGCCATTTTCGACGGTTGGTCGCGTCTTGGCTGGGAGAGGTCCACCATCGGTTATCCCGCCGCCGGTGAGGCCTGCGGGTTGCCCGGCGGTGGGTGCTTCCAGCGGTTCGGCAACGGTTTCATGTACTGGTCGCCGGCCTCCGGGTCGTACGCGGTCCTGGGACGCATCTATGACCACTGGGCATCCACCGGGTGGGAACGGGGCCGCTATGGCTACCCGACCAGCAACGAGAACTGCCGCACCGAGGGTGGTGTGCGGATCTGTGACCAGAGCTATCAGGGCGGTCGCATCACGTGGCGCAGCGATCGGGGGATCGTTACGCCGGCCGGTGTCGACTGCGCGGTCATGCGGTGCGTGGCGCTGACCTATGACGACGGTCCCGGCGTGCATACGAATCGCCTGCTCGACACGCTCGGGCGGGAGAATGCCAGGGCGACGTTCTTCATGGTCGGCACCAACGTGAGCAGCAACCCGGCGACGGTCCGCCGCATGCGCGATATGGGCATGGAACTCGGCAACCACTCGGTGAATCATCCCGACCTGACAGGCCTGAGTTCGTCCCAGGTCAGCTATCAGCTGGGCGATACGCAGCGTCGCATCCGGGAGGCCTCCGGCGTTACGCCGACGTTCATGCGTCCGCCCTATGGCGCCCGGAACTCCACCGTCGATGCTGTGGCGCGCGACCAGCGGCTGGGAGTGGCCCTCTGGAGTGTCGACACCCTGGACTGGCGTGATCGCAACTCTTCGATCGTGACCCAGCGCGTGCTCGACCAGGCCCGTCCCGGCGCGATCATCCTGATGCACGACATCCACGGCACCACGGTCGATGCGGCGCCCGCCATCGTGCGCGGACTCAAGGATCGCGGCTACACGCTCGTGACCATGTCCGAACTCGTCGGAAGCGCCCAGCCGGGCCGGGTCTATCTCCAGCGCTGA
- a CDS encoding putative RNA methyltransferase yields MLGDVVDLLRCPHCGSSFVLESNGVTCPQGHHFDRARQGHLNLLRGPAGANADTAAMVAARAEFLLAGHYRPIAALVADAAVGLVAVEVGAGTGYYLHHVLDRLGPGSRGIATDVSAYACRRSAKGPRTGAIVADTWAGLPIADGVADTVLAVFAPRNPGEFARICAPGGRVLVVTPMADHLAEVRRARGLMDIEHDKHDRLLASMTTHFSHRESRPLRYDLDLSPHEVDLLIGMGPNAFHADASNASDPAPIRTTVAVRLDVFEPQRWR; encoded by the coding sequence ATGCTGGGTGATGTCGTCGACCTCCTCCGCTGCCCCCACTGCGGTTCCTCGTTCGTCCTCGAATCGAACGGCGTGACATGCCCACAGGGCCACCACTTCGATCGGGCTCGCCAGGGTCACCTGAATCTGCTGCGCGGGCCCGCCGGGGCCAACGCGGATACGGCCGCGATGGTGGCGGCCCGGGCCGAATTTTTGCTGGCGGGCCACTACCGTCCGATCGCCGCACTGGTGGCCGACGCCGCCGTGGGCCTGGTTGCGGTGGAGGTCGGCGCCGGCACCGGCTATTACCTTCACCACGTTCTGGACCGCCTCGGCCCGGGTTCGCGGGGCATCGCAACGGATGTCTCGGCGTACGCCTGCCGCCGCAGCGCCAAGGGACCCCGCACCGGTGCGATCGTCGCCGACACCTGGGCCGGCCTGCCGATCGCTGATGGCGTGGCCGACACGGTCCTGGCCGTCTTCGCGCCGCGGAACCCGGGCGAGTTCGCCCGGATCTGCGCCCCGGGTGGTCGCGTGCTGGTGGTGACGCCGATGGCGGACCATCTCGCCGAGGTACGCCGGGCCCGCGGCCTCATGGACATCGAGCACGACAAGCACGACCGCCTGCTGGCCTCGATGACCACGCATTTCTCGCATCGCGAGAGCCGCCCCCTGCGCTACGACCTCGACCTGTCACCCCATGAGGTGGACCTGCTGATCGGCATGGGGCCGAACGCCTTCCATGCCGACGCCTCAAACGCCTCCGATCCCGCACCCATCCGCACGACGGTCGCGGTCAGGCTGGATGTGTTCGAGCCTCAGCGCTGGAGATAG
- a CDS encoding SURF1 family protein gives MSRFWKRAIALAVFVVVLGVAFVLLGQWQLDRLDQRRAKNDVILQHEQSPPKPYDQVFGPVITDADQWQRVVLTGTFDASQQFQVRYRYNNSRPGYEVVTPLRTTRGDVVLVDRGFIDLPSGQQIPDVLPPPPPGEVTVVGHVRRNENGKPQAINPVNNQVRLINAPAISAVLPYPVMDGWVAALEVTPPQQPQFQTLALPEISDGPHFWYAMQWFLFALIGVTGLVVFVRSDIRERRARRTPGSPVTASAARTPGAGPDTP, from the coding sequence GTGAGCAGGTTCTGGAAACGCGCAATCGCCCTGGCCGTCTTCGTGGTGGTGCTGGGCGTGGCGTTCGTGCTCCTGGGCCAGTGGCAGCTGGATCGTCTCGACCAGCGGCGCGCCAAGAACGACGTCATCCTGCAACACGAGCAGAGCCCGCCCAAGCCCTATGACCAGGTGTTCGGCCCCGTGATCACCGATGCGGACCAGTGGCAGCGAGTGGTCCTGACCGGCACGTTCGATGCGTCGCAGCAGTTCCAGGTCCGCTATCGCTACAACAACTCCCGACCTGGTTATGAGGTCGTCACGCCCTTGCGGACGACCCGCGGCGATGTCGTGCTGGTCGATCGTGGGTTCATCGACCTGCCCTCCGGCCAGCAGATCCCCGACGTCCTGCCGCCGCCGCCTCCGGGCGAAGTCACCGTCGTCGGCCACGTCCGACGCAACGAGAACGGCAAACCGCAGGCCATCAACCCCGTAAACAACCAGGTCCGCCTGATCAACGCCCCCGCCATCTCGGCCGTCCTGCCCTATCCGGTGATGGATGGCTGGGTCGCCGCGCTGGAGGTGACTCCGCCGCAGCAGCCCCAGTTCCAGACCCTGGCCCTGCCCGAGATCTCCGACGGCCCCCATTTCTGGTATGCCATGCAGTGGTTCCTGTTCGCCCTGATCGGCGTGACCGGCCTGGTCGTCTTCGTCCGGAGCGACATCAGGGAACGACGCGCCAGGCGTACGCCCGGGAGCCCGGTCACCGCGTCCGCCGCACGGACTCCGGGCGCGGGGCCGGACACGCCCTGA
- a CDS encoding DUF6457 domain-containing protein, producing MARKDMPMTEEARVTLSEWVQTLTDRLDTDFAMDEESMHIILDLARDAAHGIARPAAPLTTFIIGLAVGQGASLGAAAAQATELIQATGGPGESESD from the coding sequence ATGGCCAGGAAGGACATGCCGATGACCGAGGAGGCACGGGTCACCCTCTCCGAGTGGGTGCAGACCCTCACCGATCGCCTGGACACCGACTTCGCGATGGACGAGGAGTCGATGCACATCATCCTCGACCTCGCCCGCGATGCCGCCCACGGAATCGCGCGCCCCGCAGCTCCGCTCACGACGTTCATCATCGGGCTGGCCGTCGGACAGGGAGCCTCCCTGGGCGCCGCGGCAGCGCAGGCCACCGAACTGATCCAGGCGACGGGCGGTCCGGGCGAGTCCGAGTCCGACTGA
- the moaA gene encoding GTP 3',8-cyclase MoaA produces the protein MPESDPLELADSHGRIASDLRVSLSDRCNLRCQYCMPAEGLPWMPREEVLTDAEMLQLIRIGIEQLGIRTVRLTGGEPLLHRGLEGLVAGIAQMRTRAGIKPGIALTTNGIGLATRIDGLVAAGLDRINISLDTLDPERFKSLTRRDRHADVLAGIEAAVRSGLRPVKVNSVLMRGVNDDEAADLVEWAGRAGVQLRFIEQMPLDAQHGWSRAKMVTADEVYAAVSARFELVEDPEDRRTRGAAPAELFRVAGTEQRIGIIAAVTRPFCGACDRVRLTADGQLRNCLFARDESDLRGPLRAGASDEEIAERWIRNVARKLPGHGINDPSFLQPDRPMSAIGG, from the coding sequence ATGCCCGAATCCGACCCCCTCGAACTCGCCGACAGCCACGGTCGCATCGCCAGCGACCTCCGCGTGTCGTTGTCGGATCGGTGCAACCTTCGCTGTCAATACTGCATGCCGGCCGAGGGCCTGCCCTGGATGCCGCGTGAAGAGGTGTTGACCGACGCCGAAATGCTGCAGCTGATCCGGATCGGCATCGAGCAACTCGGGATCCGCACGGTCCGGCTCACCGGCGGGGAGCCGCTGCTGCACCGGGGTCTGGAAGGCCTGGTGGCCGGGATCGCGCAGATGCGTACGCGCGCCGGGATCAAGCCGGGTATCGCTCTCACCACCAATGGCATCGGGCTGGCGACGCGCATCGACGGGCTCGTGGCCGCGGGTCTCGACCGCATCAATATCTCTCTCGACACGCTCGACCCCGAGCGCTTCAAGTCACTCACCAGGCGCGATCGCCACGCCGATGTCCTGGCCGGCATCGAGGCCGCGGTCCGGTCGGGCCTGCGCCCGGTAAAGGTGAACTCCGTGCTCATGCGTGGGGTCAACGACGACGAGGCCGCCGACCTGGTCGAGTGGGCCGGACGGGCTGGCGTACAACTGCGCTTCATCGAGCAGATGCCCCTCGACGCCCAGCACGGGTGGTCGCGGGCGAAGATGGTGACCGCCGATGAGGTGTACGCCGCCGTGTCGGCCCGGTTCGAACTGGTGGAGGATCCGGAGGACCGGCGTACGCGCGGTGCGGCCCCGGCCGAGTTGTTCCGCGTGGCAGGCACCGAGCAGCGGATCGGGATCATCGCCGCGGTGACCCGACCGTTCTGTGGCGCCTGTGACCGGGTCCGACTGACCGCCGATGGTCAGCTGCGGAACTGCCTCTTCGCCAGGGACGAATCCGATCTGCGCGGGCCCCTGCGCGCGGGGGCGTCCGATGAAGAGATCGCCGAACGCTGGATCAGGAACGTCGCACGCAAGCTGCCCGGGCACGGCATCAACGACCCGAGCTTCCTCCAGCCCGACCGGCCGATGAGCGCGATCGGCGGCTGA
- a CDS encoding DUF3099 domain-containing protein, with product MATGRTRTGRRATAEAVITDAQPGRSKDLRGREVRYLITMGIRILCFLLVIVVPNNAARLALIVAAAVLPAIAVLIANAVEQRTAKLHPVERGEPTYHPALPREATEVVRGEVVDD from the coding sequence ATGGCAACCGGGCGTACTCGAACCGGCCGCCGCGCAACCGCGGAGGCCGTGATCACCGACGCCCAGCCGGGTCGCTCGAAAGACCTCCGGGGTCGTGAGGTTCGCTATCTGATCACGATGGGCATCCGCATCCTGTGCTTCCTGCTCGTGATCGTGGTGCCCAACAACGCCGCCCGGCTCGCGTTGATCGTTGCTGCCGCCGTTCTCCCGGCGATCGCCGTGCTGATCGCGAACGCGGTCGAACAGCGCACGGCCAAGCTGCATCCGGTCGAGCGCGGTGAGCCGACCTATCATCCCGCTCTGCCGAGGGAGGCCACCGAAGTCGTCCGGGGCGAGGTCGTCGACGACTGA
- the fabG gene encoding 3-oxoacyl-[acyl-carrier-protein] reductase produces the protein MSSSETVDASTARSVLVTGGSKGIGRAIAESFAAAGHKVAATYRSGGVPDGVLGVQCDVTDAEQVDAAFKQVEEAHGPVEVLIANAGITADNLMMRISDDDWSKVIETNLTGSFRVARRAARPMTRARWGRIIFISSVVGLLGSAGQVNYAASKSGLVGMARSIARELGSRNITANVVAPGFIETDMTAVLSEDQVKAYQAQIPLGRLGGVADIAAACEFLASDAAAYVTGAVIPVDGGLGMGH, from the coding sequence ATGAGTTCGTCCGAGACTGTCGACGCTTCCACCGCCCGCTCCGTCCTCGTCACCGGAGGCAGCAAGGGCATCGGCCGTGCCATCGCCGAGAGCTTCGCCGCCGCCGGCCACAAGGTGGCCGCCACCTATCGAAGCGGCGGGGTGCCCGACGGCGTCCTCGGTGTCCAGTGCGATGTCACCGACGCCGAACAGGTCGACGCTGCGTTCAAGCAGGTCGAAGAGGCCCACGGCCCCGTCGAGGTGCTGATCGCCAACGCCGGCATCACGGCGGACAACCTGATGATGCGCATCTCCGACGACGACTGGTCGAAGGTCATCGAGACCAACCTGACCGGCAGCTTCCGCGTCGCGCGACGGGCGGCCCGCCCGATGACGCGCGCCCGCTGGGGCCGGATCATCTTCATTTCCTCTGTTGTGGGTCTCTTGGGGTCGGCCGGACAGGTCAACTATGCGGCTTCCAAGTCGGGCCTGGTCGGCATGGCGCGCTCGATCGCCCGCGAACTCGGCTCCCGCAACATCACTGCCAACGTGGTCGCCCCCGGTTTCATCGAGACCGACATGACCGCCGTGCTGTCCGAGGACCAGGTCAAGGCCTATCAGGCACAGATCCCTCTGGGCCGCCTCGGCGGAGTCGCCGACATCGCGGCCGCCTGTGAGTTCCTCGCCTCCGATGCCGCCGCCTATGTCACCGGGGCTGTGATCCCCGTCGACGGTGGCCTCGGCATGGGGCACTGA
- the fabI gene encoding enoyl-ACP reductase FabI yields the protein MGILEGKNVLVTGLTHKTSIAYEVARIAQAEGATVVVSNFGRAMSLTNRVIQKLDPVPPLLEIDVTDDDHLATLADRLREVGMERVDGVVHSIAFANAESSMGGKFLEAPGPDVDTAVRISAYSLVSLAMACKPLMTDGGSVVGLTFDATVAWPAYDWMGVAKAALESTSRYLARYLGPEGIRSNLVAAGPLETIAKKAIPGADAFNEVWGQRAPLGWDAGDNGPTARAVVALLSDWFPATTGEIVHVDGGLHAMGA from the coding sequence ATGGGCATTCTCGAGGGCAAGAACGTGCTCGTCACCGGCCTGACTCACAAGACGTCGATCGCCTATGAGGTGGCTCGCATCGCGCAGGCCGAGGGCGCGACCGTGGTGGTCTCGAACTTCGGCCGGGCCATGAGCCTGACCAACCGGGTGATCCAGAAGCTGGACCCCGTGCCGCCGCTGCTCGAGATCGATGTGACCGACGACGACCACCTTGCGACGCTCGCTGATCGCCTGCGCGAGGTGGGCATGGAGCGGGTCGATGGGGTCGTCCACTCGATCGCCTTCGCCAACGCCGAGTCGTCGATGGGCGGCAAGTTCCTCGAGGCGCCGGGTCCCGATGTCGATACGGCCGTCCGGATCTCCGCCTATTCGCTGGTGTCGCTGGCTATGGCCTGCAAGCCGCTGATGACCGACGGCGGCTCGGTGGTGGGTCTGACGTTCGATGCGACGGTGGCCTGGCCGGCGTACGACTGGATGGGCGTCGCGAAGGCCGCCCTCGAATCGACCAGCCGCTACCTCGCGCGCTATCTCGGCCCGGAAGGCATCCGCTCCAACCTGGTCGCAGCCGGTCCGCTCGAGACCATCGCCAAGAAGGCCATCCCGGGTGCCGACGCGTTCAACGAGGTCTGGGGTCAGCGCGCGCCACTCGGGTGGGACGCCGGTGACAACGGCCCGACCGCTCGCGCGGTGGTGGCCCTGCTGTCCGACTGGTTCCCGGCCACCACCGGTGAGATCGTGCATGTCGACGGTGGCCTGCACGCCATGGGCGCCTGA
- a CDS encoding ABC transporter ATP-binding protein, with product MVAVVDLADVKLVRNGSTLLQDITWQVSEADRWVVIGPNGAGKTTLMQILAGHLHPTAGRAELLGETLGRVDVFELRPRIGVTSAALAERIPRGEAVRDVVVSAAYAVTGRWREHYDPMDMERAEELLEQLRVDHLADRTFGTLSEGERKRVQIARALMTDPELLLLDEPAAGLDVAGREALVQTLSELSQDPYAPASVLVTHHVEEIPVGVTHAMLLKQGRVVAAGPLFETLTDANMTEAFDLDLALSHSDGRWTVRAV from the coding sequence ATGGTCGCAGTGGTGGATCTTGCCGATGTCAAGCTCGTGCGTAACGGCTCTACGCTCCTTCAGGACATCACCTGGCAGGTGAGCGAGGCTGACCGCTGGGTCGTGATCGGGCCCAATGGCGCCGGCAAGACGACCCTGATGCAGATCCTCGCCGGTCATCTCCATCCCACCGCGGGTCGTGCCGAACTGCTCGGCGAGACGCTGGGCCGGGTCGATGTTTTCGAGCTACGCCCCCGCATCGGTGTCACCTCCGCCGCCCTCGCCGAGCGCATTCCGCGCGGGGAGGCCGTGCGCGACGTCGTGGTCTCGGCGGCCTATGCCGTGACCGGTCGCTGGCGCGAACACTATGACCCCATGGACATGGAGCGCGCCGAAGAGCTTCTCGAGCAGCTGCGCGTCGATCACCTGGCCGATCGCACGTTCGGCACCCTGTCGGAGGGCGAGCGCAAGCGGGTGCAGATCGCTCGTGCCCTCATGACGGATCCCGAACTGCTGTTGCTGGATGAGCCGGCCGCCGGGCTCGATGTCGCCGGCCGGGAGGCCCTGGTGCAGACCCTGTCCGAACTGTCCCAGGATCCCTATGCGCCCGCGAGTGTCCTGGTGACCCACCACGTGGAGGAGATCCCGGTGGGGGTGACCCACGCGATGCTGCTCAAGCAGGGGCGGGTCGTTGCGGCCGGTCCTCTCTTCGAGACGCTGACCGATGCCAACATGACCGAGGCGTTCGACCTGGATCTTGCGCTGAGCCACTCCGACGGTCGGTGGACCGTGCGGGCTGTCTGA
- a CDS encoding RNA methyltransferase, with product MPLITIGSADDPRLADYVRLRDVSLRRHLETEQGLFIAEGEKVIRRAVEAGFRPRSFLLAERWLDSLADLLAGTPDVPVFVVTEALAEEVTGFHVHRGALASLHRESRHSVDDLLGLRRLVVLEDIVDHTNVGAILRCAAGLGWDGVLLAPRAADPLYRRSIKVAMGAVFSLPWARLTDWAGAVPMMREAGYRTVALALADGARDIGEVAAELGPDEKVAILLGTEGDGLSQRWISDADDVAIIPMQAGIDSLNVAAAAAVACYVLR from the coding sequence GTGCCGCTGATCACCATCGGGTCTGCCGATGACCCGCGACTGGCCGACTATGTGCGCCTGCGGGATGTTTCCCTGCGACGGCATCTGGAGACCGAACAGGGCCTGTTCATCGCCGAGGGCGAGAAGGTCATCCGCCGGGCCGTCGAGGCCGGGTTCCGGCCCCGGTCGTTCCTGCTTGCGGAGCGGTGGCTGGATTCGTTGGCCGACCTCCTTGCGGGTACGCCCGACGTCCCGGTTTTCGTTGTCACGGAGGCCCTCGCCGAGGAAGTGACGGGCTTCCACGTGCATCGCGGTGCCCTCGCTTCGCTGCATCGGGAATCCCGGCACTCGGTCGACGACCTTCTAGGGTTGCGGCGGCTGGTGGTGCTGGAGGACATCGTCGATCACACCAATGTCGGAGCGATCCTGCGGTGTGCGGCCGGGCTCGGCTGGGATGGCGTACTCCTCGCGCCCCGCGCCGCCGATCCGCTCTATCGCCGCTCGATCAAGGTCGCCATGGGCGCGGTGTTCTCGCTGCCGTGGGCGCGGCTCACCGACTGGGCCGGAGCAGTGCCGATGATGCGGGAGGCCGGATATCGGACCGTGGCCCTGGCCCTTGCCGATGGAGCGCGGGACATCGGGGAGGTCGCCGCAGAGCTGGGTCCCGACGAGAAGGTCGCCATTCTTCTCGGAACCGAGGGCGACGGGCTCTCCCAGCGTTGGATTTCTGACGCCGATGACGTCGCGATCATCCCCATGCAGGCGGGTATCGATTCGCTCAACGTCGCCGCGGCGGCCGCGGTGGCGTGTTACGTGCTGCGCTGA
- the def gene encoding peptide deformylase: protein MSAPQTPETTPSGDLTEGGNVRPITRWGTPVMHAKTRPITDFDDPEFRTLVRDMFATMKAAAGVGLAATQVGVDLAVFVYDCPDADEKRHVGVVCNPQVTLPEGRDRRLESGEEGCLSLPGAYQPLSRPDKATCTGQDVDGNDITILGTGLLARCLQHETDHLNGTVFGDRLSARARKKLYEQHESLADRYLEDWPITPKQPAS from the coding sequence ATGAGCGCACCCCAGACCCCCGAGACCACGCCGTCGGGCGATCTCACCGAGGGTGGCAATGTCCGCCCGATCACCCGCTGGGGCACCCCGGTCATGCACGCGAAGACGAGGCCGATCACCGATTTCGATGACCCGGAGTTCCGCACCCTGGTCCGCGACATGTTCGCGACGATGAAGGCCGCCGCGGGCGTCGGCCTGGCCGCGACGCAGGTGGGCGTCGACCTCGCGGTCTTCGTCTATGACTGCCCGGATGCCGACGAGAAGCGTCATGTCGGCGTGGTCTGCAACCCCCAGGTCACCCTGCCCGAGGGCCGCGACCGTCGCCTCGAATCGGGTGAGGAGGGCTGCCTCAGCCTTCCCGGGGCCTATCAGCCGCTGTCCCGGCCCGACAAGGCCACCTGCACCGGTCAGGACGTCGACGGCAACGACATCACCATCCTGGGCACCGGCCTCCTCGCCCGCTGCCTGCAGCACGAGACCGACCATCTCAACGGCACCGTCTTCGGTGATCGCTTGTCGGCCCGGGCCCGCAAGAAGCTCTATGAACAGCACGAGAGCCTCGCCGACCGCTACCTCGAGGACTGGCCGATCACGCCGAAGCAGCCGGCTTCCTGA
- a CDS encoding tyrosine recombinase XerC — protein MSSDDPALLPAAFSRALADYVTHLDQERTVSPHTIRAYAGDIGSLLEHLHRLGHDAFDRVDRRALRSWLAHQSTLGAQRTTLQRRAAAARVFFAWCVRTGRIESDPALGLRSPKLPRRLPPTLGQGQARALMEAMVARAAEDDGPVAVRDVALLEILYASGIRVSELCGLDLTALDHDRQVLRVIGKGDKERAVPVGRPAWAALAAWLARRDELVKSRAETAVFLGERTGGRIDPRVVRRIVHRALAAVPGAPDLGPHGLRHAMATHLLEGGADLRSVQEMLGHASLATTQIYTHVTNDRLRAAFEQAHPRA, from the coding sequence ATGAGTTCCGATGATCCCGCCCTGCTGCCGGCGGCCTTCAGCAGGGCGTTGGCCGATTATGTGACCCATCTCGACCAGGAGCGGACGGTGTCGCCCCACACGATCCGGGCGTACGCCGGGGATATCGGCAGTCTCCTCGAGCACCTGCACCGACTCGGGCATGACGCGTTCGACCGCGTCGATCGCCGGGCGTTGCGCAGCTGGCTGGCTCACCAGAGCACCCTGGGCGCGCAACGGACCACCCTCCAACGGCGGGCCGCTGCGGCCCGTGTCTTCTTCGCCTGGTGCGTGCGCACCGGCCGGATCGAATCCGATCCGGCACTGGGGCTCCGGTCGCCCAAACTGCCGCGACGGCTGCCGCCGACGCTGGGACAGGGGCAGGCCCGGGCCCTGATGGAGGCGATGGTGGCGCGGGCGGCCGAGGACGACGGACCGGTCGCGGTGCGGGACGTGGCGCTGCTGGAGATCCTCTATGCCAGCGGCATCCGGGTGTCCGAGCTGTGCGGTCTCGACCTGACCGCGCTCGACCACGACCGCCAGGTGCTCCGGGTGATCGGCAAGGGGGACAAGGAGCGGGCGGTGCCTGTCGGCCGGCCAGCCTGGGCGGCTCTCGCGGCGTGGCTGGCCCGGCGGGACGAGTTGGTGAAGTCGCGGGCGGAGACAGCAGTCTTCCTCGGGGAGCGGACGGGTGGCCGTATCGATCCCCGGGTGGTGCGCCGCATCGTGCACCGGGCACTCGCTGCGGTGCCCGGAGCGCCGGATCTCGGGCCACATGGCCTTCGGCATGCGATGGCGACTCATCTTCTCGAGGGCGGCGCCGACCTGCGCAGCGTGCAGGAGATGCTCGGGCATGCGTCGCTCGCGACGACCCAGATCTATACGCACGTGACCAACGATCGGCTGCGGGCCGCCTTCGAGCAGGCCCATCCCCGGGCGTGA
- a CDS encoding peptidoglycan DD-metalloendopeptidase family protein translates to MTFPGWRRAALVALVAIVALTTTGPAQGAPPVGLPRPIPDSIQLGPPVPGRTDVVTPFRPPAQRWEPGHRGVDVAATPGSDVLATADGTISFSGSIAGRNVLVIDHGEVRTTLEPVTALVPVGTAVRAGQVIGRLDAGHDCGRVATTCVHVGLRRGEDYLRPQFVFAAPGPVRLLPGSAPAGVRQRAQERAEAAAALTAEVAGPTPPPGSSGFVRPAGGPITSRFGMRRHPVLGVWKLHDGTDYGSGCGTPLRAIAAGRVTESYFNRGYGNRLMIDHGLVRGHRITSSYNHAIRYTVAPGQQVAAGQVVGLSGTTGYSTGCHLHFMMWVDGRLVNPEQWL, encoded by the coding sequence ATGACCTTCCCAGGCTGGCGCCGGGCCGCACTCGTGGCTCTGGTCGCGATCGTTGCACTCACCACCACCGGGCCCGCCCAGGGCGCTCCCCCGGTCGGGCTGCCACGTCCGATCCCCGACTCGATCCAGCTCGGCCCACCGGTGCCGGGCCGCACCGACGTGGTGACGCCGTTCAGGCCCCCCGCCCAGCGCTGGGAGCCGGGACACCGTGGCGTGGATGTGGCGGCCACGCCCGGCAGCGACGTCCTCGCGACCGCTGACGGCACGATCTCCTTCTCCGGGTCGATCGCGGGTCGCAATGTGCTGGTGATCGATCACGGCGAGGTGCGGACGACACTCGAACCGGTAACCGCGCTGGTGCCGGTCGGCACCGCAGTGCGGGCCGGTCAGGTGATCGGTCGACTCGACGCGGGCCACGACTGTGGGCGGGTCGCCACCACATGTGTGCATGTCGGCCTGCGTCGGGGTGAGGACTATCTGCGTCCCCAGTTCGTCTTCGCCGCCCCCGGACCGGTGCGGCTGCTCCCCGGTTCCGCCCCTGCCGGCGTACGCCAGCGCGCGCAGGAACGTGCCGAGGCCGCAGCCGCGCTCACGGCCGAAGTTGCCGGACCGACGCCACCGCCGGGCTCGAGTGGGTTCGTTCGCCCGGCGGGCGGACCGATCACCTCTCGATTCGGCATGCGGCGTCATCCAGTCCTCGGGGTGTGGAAACTGCACGACGGCACCGACTACGGCTCCGGATGCGGCACGCCCCTGCGGGCCATCGCTGCAGGTCGCGTGACGGAGTCCTATTTCAACCGGGGCTATGGCAATCGGCTGATGATCGATCACGGGCTTGTCCGCGGACATCGGATCACGTCGTCCTACAACCATGCGATCCGATACACGGTGGCGCCGGGGCAACAGGTCGCGGCCGGACAGGTGGTGGGACTCAGCGGCACGACGGGCTATTCGACCGGGTGCCATCTGCATTTCATGATGTGGGTCGACGGCCGGCTCGTGAATCCGGAGCAATGGCTGTGA